CGTTAATTCTCCATTACTGTCAATTGCACCTAATGCGTACAGTAACTCTAGTCCTGTGAGAAGGTTTTTGCTCGGTGGAGCGGAAGGGAAATTGAATCTCAGTACGTTATCGATGCCTAGAGCTTTCAATTGTAAAATGGCTGGTGCTAAATCGGAGCGCTGCATTTCTGGTGGGGTTGCATCGAACAGCTCAGAATATGCTTCCTCTGTGTACAACCTACGGTGAACGTTAGCTGAGACTTTGAATacgaacaatttttaattaacttcctTTCAGTTACATACCTATATGCCTTTCCTGTTCGAACGCGACCAGCTCGACCAGCACGTTGATTAGCGGAAGCTTTCGATACAGGCACGATTATAAGAGAGTTTGTCTGAGTTTCCGCCTCGAACCAGGGAACTTTGACGAAGCCGCAATCGATTACTagattgaaattaaaaaacgaaTCTCACTTTGGTCTTTTGTTTAAACGGTGGGATATTGCTATACATAACGATGTGTTTTGTCTCTACCATAGACGATGTTTGGAATAGTGATCGATGTTTCTGCTATGTTCGTCGCTACGATGACTTTGCGAGTGTCTTTGGCAGCCCTCCAAAATACTTTAAGTTGCTCCGAGTTTGGAAGGGAGCCGTACATAGCCAAGGGTAGAAGTTTCACTAAGAAAGAatgacgaaaaataagaaacaaaatCTGTGAGTCTATCTTAAGCGATTACGTAACGCCAAAGAAGCAACGAGAGCATTATTCTAAACCCTACGTACGTTTGCCTTCTTTTATAAGTTTCGCGTGCTCTGATAAGAGGGAAACTGCTTGGTCCACTTCATCCAGACCCGTGAGAAAGGCTAAAATATCGCCAGGTTCTTCCTTCTCGTGGATTTTCAAAACGGTGTCTACCACGCTGGTGACGTAATTTGCTACTGGCTCTGGAACATATTGCACGCAATTTACATTAAGCACTTAGTTTCTACTTTCATACATGTCAATATAATTATACTTAAAGAGAAATGGGTCGAATACAAGTAGCATAGCATCAAGAGAGGTATAAGCTAAGTCGAACTAGATTTCACTCGGTGGGAttgtttttttcaaaaacttcaTTGTTCCGAGTTAATCAGGGGGTTCTCATCTTTCTAGTACACCCTGTATACCAGTGATTCTCAACCGGTGGTTcgggaagtgttttctggggcgTCGCCACGGTTTTTGGTTTTTGTTtactattattaagttagaattttattttgaaatacctattttcaatgtgttttctttacctcgttaaatttactttaccttatatggggcggaggcagattatttgaatattataaaagggggtctcgacttaaaaaaggttgggaaacgctGCTGTATACCTTTTACAAAGAACGTATCTACTGGATAAAGTCGACCCTCGACAGTTAATATGACCGCGGTATCTTTCGCCGAGTCTTTCGTGGTATTCgtattaaaaaaatcacgaagtTGTTCCGCGTCGACCGTAGCTGAGCAAACGACAACTCTTAAACTCCTTCGTTTCTGAAACAGAGAATATTGATTTACAATATCCAATACATCAGTCTCACTTAGATTTGCTTATGCAGAATTTATGTAATTTCATTTACCCGAAGTATCTTTTTCAGAAGTCCCATAATGATATCCGTGAGAAGAGTCCTCTCATGCACTTCGTCCACGACGACGACGGAATAACTCGTCAGCAAGGGATCGCTCATTAATTCACGAAGGAGAATTCCCTCAGTCATGTACtgtgaaaaaaataagaattatcGATTCGACCAGGGTGTATTAACACGTGAAAAAGTACCTTGATCCTTGTTGTCTCGTCCGTATAATTATCGAAACGTATAGAATAACCGACTTCGGTGCCCAAGACGCAGTTGCGTTCATCAGCGACACGATTGGCCAGCGAGGTGGCTGCAACCCTTCTTGGTTCCGTGATACAGATCATTTTCCCGTCTGTACACCATCCTGCCTCGACAAGGTACTATAATTACAAAAAGTAAGGGTGATATAGCTATCTGTATTTTCTGAATATCGAATTACATAATGTAATCCATTGTCTATATATTTCGATGttaaatatattcattaatttcgaTAACAGGGCGAAGCGCAAGTGTCCACGTGTGCATTTACACTTGTGACGTTACTACGAACCTGAACCGAGAGTAGATAAAAATCCTTCAGGGTGCCCAAGCATATACATACGTAGTTAAAAAATAGGCGATTAAGTTTTGTTTTCGCCCGGTTCGTGGCGTATTTTACAATTGGGTGTGCAGTTAGGTATGACAAATAATAGTGAGCTCTGCAATGTACATGTTTAAATAGAAGAAAACTCTACAGCCCACACTCTGTGGGAACAACGATGATTAGATGCAAAGTTTGATAGGCCAACTAGCACTGAGGCATTATTATTGGATAACTTGGGAAGAATCCTCTTTTCTTAGCTCTCCCTACGAAGCTCACCATTGCTTAGTATACTCTATTACGGTCTCTTTAGATAGAGGCTATACATTTTTAAGATTGTTAGACCGTTGAACACACAGGGTCTGCAAAATTTTGCAATACGAACCTGTGGTACCTAACaagggaaattcaaaaaattctgaaacttcgtgaatatgtagggaatttccctctgattacaacgcaatttttgtttgctgccaaaattcactctaagggggtgtaattgacccctgaaaatccggttattttccgattttctgttacaactcgtgaactgtaaaataatttcttcaccaaatgatagatctaattaaaagaagtaacttttgtctcgaaagtttttttctatctcttacagttcgcgagttataacacaaaatcggaaaatagccgatttttcgggggttaatttcaccccctttgagtgaatttgggcagcaaacaaaattgcgttgtaatcaggaggaaatcccctacagattcacaaagtttcagaattttttgaattttcgggttcgggatcttcccttgtaagctagttaaaaaataatgcaaTAAGATCGTGAGAGTTTTGACGTGAGAGTAACGGTAATATCCATTGACAACAAGGCAAAAAAACACAGCAAATAGTTGATATCCAAGGCTGTAACTATATATACATACGGTGttcgaaaattaagaaaatgatTATTTACGATACATCAAGTAATCACGGTGCATAAATCATCGTGTATATTTCCTTTTGGCTAACTAGTATCTTTCTGTAAATATAACAATTACATATGGGTATATCATTTTTCTTGGAAGCGGAAAATGCAAGTactataattttttagaaactaatGTTACTAATGCTGCCAAAGCTGGCGACATTGTGATATGAAATAGATAAGagtgatattgaaataaaaaagaacgaTAATTTACTTACACAAACGATAATATATGATAAAAGCGCGCAAAAAACCTACACGCTATCTCTAAAGGCTAAAAAGTGTTGACACTGCGCTATTATACTTGATAATACGATTCCTTTTTGCCGTGGGGCCATGATATTGTGGAGCAGGCATACCTATCTATGTATAATAGGCCGTGCAAaaacgacgaataaaaaaaaaataaccgcgTTTCGCGATGCGcttaaaatatataaacttgTAAATAAGTTTATATGTACTGTCTTCCATAGGAGATCGCGTACGTTGCCGGGAGTGAATATAACTTTTATCGTGGATTGGGGCGAGGCCAATTGAATTAACGACATATGTCAGTTCAGTAGAGATTATATTTCACATTAACTTGATTAGTGTATTGTTAGCTGCACTCATTGGTTTCCAAGTTGTACACGAAGCTTTATACTTTCAGATACAGCTGCCGGCTGCAATTTTCGCGTAGATAATCCGATAACGATCGAGTATTACATGTATGCATTACGCCTTCGTGGTTTAATGTCATATTTATATTGGATTTTATCAAAAGCTCGTTATAACGGCTTATGTATGTTAAAAGTCGGCCATGTGACGTCGGCAGACTTACAAGTGCCACAAGTATGTAGGTGAATCTCAGACTCTGGATTACAATTAAGATGTGCAAGTAAAGGCAAGAGATCATTAATTATTACtagtaaaaaatagaaaattagacTAAATAGGGCGCACTTAGCATTACGAATATCACATAGAAACATATATTACCCAGCCGGTATGTTTAACACAAATATATATCTATACGTGCGGATAATACATATAACACATATATTATTGTTCTGATTGAATACATAAATCAACAAATGCAATAGTTTTATTCTAACATTTAATGCTGAACAACAGACACGAGGAATATActaaaagaaagagagagaaagaacttAGGTAATGGCTAATCGTGAATCCATGGTCAATGCGAAACATTTTTCACTATGTATATGCtgcttattattataaatttacacattaaccccttaaataaaacAGGAATCAAATAACTATTTCATATTTTATCAAAGATCACAGACATAGAGCATTTAAAAGATCGAATGTATCTGACACTCGTGTTAAGCAGATTAAATATCTAAAGTATACATACTATGTAAGTACTTACCAAGGAAGATAAATGTGTCAAATATTTGGCAATCTACGTCTGTATGAAGATCTGATACTTTGGTTCGAAAAGGCAATTTTATAGGATAATAGTCATTAGAACTTGAAAATCACCTAACAAAATCTTCTTAGAAACTTACACCAACAGTACGAACTTAACATCATATAAATACCGTATTAATGTTAACTTAGAATCCAGACCGAAATAAAATATCACCAGCTAAGCATTTAAGGGgttgtatacatattttttcataCATATCAGTCTGCCATTTAGGTATACTTGGTATACAAAATACatgcagaaaaatattaatgtacaAAACACTTTATTGACACACTACCTTTGTAGACAAACGACTTTGCACATTTCAATGTGGAAGTGTTATTCTAATTGCCATGTATCAccagtaattaataaatatagaaaagacgTTTTTCAAAGAATCGTATTGTCATCCTTGGGTGAAAACATCGGACGAAGATATCTCTTCGTCGATAAACGATGGTACACCTTGTACATACGTATAGGCCCGTAGAAAGTGAAATTCGGTTACATATACAAGTAGCAAAACAACTACATACGAAGACCACCTTATGAGTCTAATGTATTCCCGCATTCGATCGAAGAATATTGCTAGGAGTATATAATCCATGACTGCgtgaaaatttatgaatttccAGCAGAGACCTATTACCCAAAATGACAAGCTTCTGAATATAGTTGTTTGTCTAGCGTAAAGGTGTTCTCTACTAATCGACAGTGTCCTATATTCAGTCTCAAGAAGATCTTGGTATAAAGCTATATATCGATTCCAGGCAGCGCTGGTCAGGAACAAATGGACGGTCATAAGTAATATGTTGCGGAGCGCTGCGTTCAAGGTTTTCGAAGTTACGTTCCCCGGTTCAACGATCGACGAAACAGGTAATTGTGCCAGCTTATCGTATCCTCCACGTCTGCTCGAGTTGCGGGCAAGAAATTGATATAGGCCGATGAGTAACGCGAGGCAGCCTAAAGCGTCGCAAACACCATCGATGATATAACCACTCGAACCGAAATCTGATCGTTCACCATAGATGTTTGCCCTTTTTCTAGCAACATGCCCATCCAGATCGTCCAACCACGTCCTCGCTTGAAAGAGTACGACGCCTAGCCGCCTGTGAGACAACGAGTCACTGGAAACACATTTACCAGCAGCCACTGCTATTAACACATGGAAACAACTGATCGCATTTGGCGTTACCCATGTCCATGAGTTGCTTATTTGTAACAGATTGTCCATAACAGCTGCTAGAGGACTCAGCAGAAAGTGATTTGGATGATCTAGTAGTAATCCTTTCACAGTCACTGTGCATAATGGATTAAAATCACAAGGTATGATCGAAGCGTAACGCGTACCATTGCTTGTTGGTCTTAcgtcataattttgtattctagAATAAAGCAGTATGTCCATTCCAAGAAAGTATAATGTCAATAATATCAAAATTGTTATAAAGGACCTGCTTATCAGTGTAGTTGTACCGAACATTTTGTTCGTAATTTTGGCACTTTTTGGTGTTACTATATCTGCTTTACTATATACCCCATACTGCACTTCTCATTCTGTATTACTAGGTTCTTCCTTTTCTAAAATGGAATTTATAGCAATCACTTCGCCGGCCATGTACGTTTCATTTCCTCATGTGCATGTTTTTAACCATATACGAATGGAAAGAAACGTCGAGCGTATTTTTTTCATTCACCATTATCTCGAAGTTATCTACTGTATTATTGTATGTTGAATATTTGTTTGTAATGGACAGGTGACAGGCGGCGTACTTCGAACGTACATCATCGAACTTCGTGCGGTACCACTTCACTTGGACTGTCTTTGCGTTTATGGTATATTATGTCATAGGTCTTCAGCCATGCTAATAAAACCCTTATAATTAGTAGGATTAGTTGACTTCGTAGCGACGGATGTTGCGGAATTCAGGAATATCTTGGCGTGGCGCGTCTCCACATGGTTACATGGGGTCTTGCAGATTTCACTTATACCATTTTGATCGATTAATAACACGTCGGTACACGTACGCGATAattcttcttcttattttctTCTAATATCTTCTTTAAGCAATATTCTACATCGCTTCTTTCATCCGCGGTTTATTATTATCGGAATAACGTGGAATTTTGTATCGTCGTGAAACTACAGTCGCACTTCCGTCACATAATCTTTCTTCTTAAGCGTTCGATAACGGAACAATTGATAAGGAAAGTGGTTTCGTGATATTCTTTTTTATGAATCATGACTGCTCACTAAATTATGCGGTACGATTTTATAAAAGTCAGAGCTACTAGCACGTTGTACTAACATATATTACGCTCCGAACAGCCACGAAGCACTGGCGAAACGTGTTAGTGCCTTCGATAGAATGGCTATATGTACACTATATTGTAAACTTCTATTTATGTGCGCGTGCGTGCTTTACGTTCTAACTGCAGCTACGTTTGCACGCGATGCTTATCGTATTTATGCGTGCATGTCCTGATTGTGAAGATAAACATTCATAAAAGAAAGGATAAATAGAATTGTAAAGAATTAAAAAGATTTATAAACGTGACTGCTTTGACGCGTGACGCGTTTTGTGTTCTAATAAAATTTTAGGTTTTTGGTGGGATCTTAAAATGTGGATCAAAAGAATTGAACTGacgtatttaaatataaaaaaataacaattatgttaacatttttataaGATTGGCTTctgttttttctgtaattttcatatgaaattaaaaaagaatcttATTTATTTGATCGAACTTTCACTACTGATAAATATTGTaggtcagggttgactaactggagGCTCGCAAGCCACCGGGGGCatctccgccttgctgctatgCTGAACGGCGTCCCTCCATAGCTACCAGACtttgacgatcgcagtcaaaaagagaaggacaGAAGGAgcaatcgactgcgatcgtcagagtctgggagatATGgaaggggccgttcagcgtggtagcaaggcggaggtgcccccggtggctcgcgagccaccagtcaACCCTGTTGTAGGTTATTGACCCACACAGTATGCATGAAAGTCCagggatgggcaaaaaattatttcaaataaaaatttgagttcgaataaaagacaaaaattttattcgagactcgtctaatgaaaataacacgagtccatttttatttgaagcgccACGGATGAATCGATTTCTTATTTGTGGATCAAATTGGCcccaaaaatgatataatttggaccataattaaggaaatcatatgaaaaatttatttgcagaattgaaagcccgtttcgttcaaagtagtccgatttaaattattttctgtcaatttaatcgggagaatgcaaggaatccattggtgtcactttcatatttatacgatgatgaaaaataaagaaattcggtttctgtataatcgatgacgcatcgccgagcaactccaaAGGGCAGTTTATATGCTCTCACTAGGTACTGCCTGTGCACGCGATTGATCGTAGCGCTTTCTCTGCCGATTTCCTACTAATCAACAGCCTCCCCAGAGTCAtcgttgcgcggaacgagtTTACTCTTAAGTGGAATTCAATATTGGCAAAGGAAACTACCACCGCGGGAATGGTGGCGCTAGTGTGgcataacaaatatggacgacaTAGGTATACATTATTAAccgataaaaaaagaatacacactggtcgaatctataatctcctcctttttgaagtcggttaaaaattatttgtggccggCGGATGAATTCTTGCCGAATAAACTGATTCATCCATGGTGCTTCAAATTGACTTGAGTTATTTCTATTCGGGACAAATAAACATGAACtctcttttatttgatacgttatttcaataatgttttatttaaataatgtccaTCTCTGTATGAAACGTGTTAATAGAATTCATGAAGGAAGCAAAAGTTGTAACACATAACtctgtaaattaattatttttcatattatctTAATATTGTTAAGTTTACATTTGTAGAAACATAAGGAGCCATTTgaagaagtcaaaacgaaagcacaatcttTAGTTAACActcccagaaacacttacagACATAACATATGTAACCCCATTGTGAGGCCGAAAGGCAAGAAATAAATCTGTTTACTACTACATAAggagccattttatattaacacagaggttaaaggaaaattaaagaaaacagTTAATAATGACAAACAATAGAAAATATGAATTTATATCTGGAGAGAATCTCTATACCACCCAAATTAGACGAAACTAGTAATCGTACAAAGAACTATTAACTTATGCCCTAAAAAACTGATTATGTGAGAAACTATTACGTGGAAATCTGTACTTATAAAGTCCTTTGCTATGGTACCTAAAACCTGGTTAAAAAGTCTGCATGCAACACAAGTGTGCATGGTGCTTAACAACTTACAGCCTCGAAAAAAGCATTGCATAGCAGATTTGCATTTTGTATTTTACATTacgatttaaatattttatttgcatataaaataatattgtcACTTGCAATGAATTTTTCATATAGCTAGCATAACTTATTTGAATTCTACCTAATCGTATAAAAGGGAATTGGCTTTATGAAACCAAACCATGAGAATAAGCGTAGAAACATACCTGAGGTAACTGTGTACTCTTCCCACATCCAGTTTCTCCAATCAGAACTAATGTTTGATACTtttctaataaataaataatatgacttttgtatttgaatGTCGGCAATCGTTGGCGTTGCATATCAAGTGCAAGGGAATGATGCGCATTATATACAAATTGTGTGGACGAATGGGCATCTATATCTGGTTTATCTTCCTGCCACATACTATCTCCTGTAACATTAAAAGTTGTTAAATCAGTTTAGAGAGTATTACATGTTAAACACGTTTAATAGCGCCGGTAGGTTATGTTGTATAATATCACAATCAGAAGAGCATCTTATACGATGCAATATGTGCGTAACAGCACGTTAAAgaataacattaaaaaataacattaaagcTGTATGTATAAAGATTTGCTTGTACAGCAAATTTGGTATCACTTTACTTACCAGGTTTGAAGAAAATTGGTTTCGTACTCATTTTGTAAGCTTGTATGAATATCACAATCAGAAGAAATGTGTTTCCAAGTATGTCACTTAATTACAAAGGTTTAAACTTAAATACTAGTCACATAATTTAAATAAACGCAATGTAGCGCCTATAGGCACTCTCGCATCCgtcatcagtttttcaaaattttccgtACCTCCTATAAATAGATGATAGATGACACTGATGTTGAGGAATACTTGAAACCttaaattttaagtttttaatgtATCAAACAATAATTGCAGGCTTTAATCATCTTTATTTATACGTTAATTAACGTAAGCATATttctaaaaataagaaaaatatagttgattaatttttaaacgttTCCTTCCGTTTGTTTACGTTTGATTTCGACCAATCACATTTAAATATCACGAGAGTCGTGAAATAGCATTGCATATTACAGTTTTAGAAGAAATTTGACATCAACTGCAATGAAAAAGGTCTGAATTATTGAGGTAATAATAATTCGAAAAAGTTTTCTACgttaaatgaattaaaataacaaatctATGTATATAGACTCCATCCAATGAGGAAAATTTGCTTTTCGTTAGATATTCAATATCGATATAGTTTAAAGAATCAATTGTAACAATCTGAATTTATTATTACGCTAGCTATTGAGTTTTgggattttgttaaaataactcAAAACAGATttgtattattctttatatatcAATCTGCAGAATGAGTAGAATTCTGTTTCATTATTCTCCGCGATTTTGTACATGAAACAGAAATTTAACGTAAATACATTAATATTGTTTTTAGATCGAGTTTATCTGGTCATTGAACACGTTACAGTATAatcttatacattttttttacattgtatatagtatttattacagaaaaaataatattacacgATGATTCTGATTGTACGACGATACCTTATTagtaagaaaataatttgtacTAGATATAAACAAATAAGACTTCCATCAAAATAGTAGTTATATACGTGCAGCGTTTATAAGCCAATTGTTCATTTACTATGGTATATACTAAATTGCTTTTTTCACCtgttatattctttataaacgCATATAATTGCCTTATTTATTCACATATGCATTTGAAGATTTTGATATGcaacgtttcattaaaatcaccaACGCAGCATTCTTTTTATTGCTGTTATcatctgaaatttaatattaaatgtttCTGCTCACCAACATTTCTATACATACAAGTTATTACAGATTGTCAAAATAGTTTGTTAAAAGTCACTTCTGCATTGCATTTTAAACTATTACAATAAAAGAATAGTAGAAAGATGCAACAAAGATTTTTGATGActaaagaataaatttttcttttattaactatattttaattggtaaactgtttaaattatatatcgCATTAATATTAACGCACCCAACACATGATAATACatctacgttttttttttgtttaacttcGGTCGATAGTTAAGTTGTACGCGAGTACAAAGTAGTAAAACAGGTGTGTTTGATATCAGAGTCTACAAATAGAATTCGTTATATAATTTTCGTCGGGAAATGTTAACAATCATTGGGTGAGCTTCATTGTGTTTTAGGAATGTATTTTGATTTGCAGAAAAATATTGTTTCTTCTATCTCCGATATAAGGTGTCTATGTGTATTGTATACTCATGTCTGTGCATCAGAAAGAATGAGAACTGCGTATGGAATATTTCCATAAATATCTTTCTCAAGCACCACACCATCATCTTCACAAATCAGAAAtatattatttctaatattacaTCTTCCTTATTTTACAAATCTAGTACAAGGTGAATACATACAATATGGACGCTAGTATGGAAAACGTAGGAAATATGAATGGTAGTAATTTGAGATAGAAGTATATGATGATGTTGTGGATACATGTAATGCTATTGCCAATCAGACTCACAAAAATGGTTGCAATAAACACACATATGTCTGAACACAAAAAGTCATTAAtataatgttaaagtttttgCTTTTAATGCTCGTCTATCTTGACGATGCACAGATAACAAATTTTTGTCAGTTCTGACTTTTCAGTTAGTTGTTAAAATTGCATCTATAGATAAAGTCTGcgataaacataaaaaaatattaggcCGTAGCTTCTGCTTCTCCATTGCTTTCCGTTTCAGCGCACTTCTCTTCCACTTTTGTCTTCTTCTCAGGACTCGCACCATCAGTGGCAGTATCTTCCGTTGCGTCGTTTAAAGTTGTCGACTTCCTCTTTATACAGCAACTATCAACGGGGGCATCTATAAACAGGAACCGT
This portion of the Andrena cerasifolii isolate SP2316 chromosome 9, iyAndCera1_principal, whole genome shotgun sequence genome encodes:
- the LOC143373014 gene encoding putative ATP-dependent RNA helicase DHX35 isoform X2; this encodes MSTKPIFFKPGDSMWQEDKPDIDAHSSTQFVYNAHHSLALDMQRQRLPTFKYKSHIIYLLEKYQTLVLIGETGCGKSTQLPQYLVEAGWCTDGKMICITEPRRVAATSLANRVADERNCVLGTEVGYSIRFDNYTDETTRIKYMTEGILLRELMSDPLLTSYSVVVVDEVHERTLLTDIIMGLLKKILRKRRSLRVVVCSATVDAEQLRDFFNTNTTKDSAKDTAVILTVEGRLYPVDTFFVKEPVANYVTSVVDTVLKIHEKEEPGDILAFLTGLDEVDQAVSLLSEHAKLIKEGKLKLLPLAMYGSLPNSEQLKVFWRAAKDTRKVIVATNIAETSITIPNIVYVIDCGFVKVPWFEAETQTNSLIIVPVSKASANQRAGRAGRVRTGKAYRLYTEEAYSELFDATPPEMQRSDLAPAILQLKALGIDNVLRFNFPSAPPSKNLLTGLELLYALGAIDSNGELTTPLGITMAEMPLEPVFAKSVIVSGEMGCSEELSTILAMLQVQNVFIRPAGGQALVKARVAHRKFEVEEGDLLTMLNVYTAYEKNKTSSWCQKQFLNYKALRRATEIRTQMHRMMKRLQIPLVSCNGNVQQILKCITAGLFPKAAYLHYTGVYKTVRGNRDLYIHPNSCLYTLQQPQWLLFCEVLQTNKTYMKDITVIQPEWLLELASHFYERTSLEHV
- the LOC143373016 gene encoding ceramide phosphoethanolamine synthase-like, which produces MFGTTTLISRSFITILILLTLYFLGMDILLYSRIQNYDVRPTSNGTRYASIIPCDFNPLCTVTVKGLLLDHPNHFLLSPLAAVMDNLLQISNSWTWVTPNAISCFHVLIAVAAGKCVSSDSLSHRRLGVVLFQARTWLDDLDGHVARKRANIYGERSDFGSSGYIIDGVCDALGCLALLIGLYQFLARNSSRRGGYDKLAQLPVSSIVEPGNVTSKTLNAALRNILLMTVHLFLTSAAWNRYIALYQDLLETEYRTLSISREHLYARQTTIFRSLSFWVIGLCWKFINFHAVMDYILLAIFFDRMREYIRLIRWSSYVVVLLLVYVTEFHFLRAYTYVQGVPSFIDEEISSSDVFTQG
- the LOC143373014 gene encoding putative ATP-dependent RNA helicase DHX35 isoform X1, which encodes MSTKPIFFNVTGDSMWQEDKPDIDAHSSTQFVYNAHHSLALDMQRQRLPTFKYKSHIIYLLEKYQTLVLIGETGCGKSTQLPQYLVEAGWCTDGKMICITEPRRVAATSLANRVADERNCVLGTEVGYSIRFDNYTDETTRIKYMTEGILLRELMSDPLLTSYSVVVVDEVHERTLLTDIIMGLLKKILRKRRSLRVVVCSATVDAEQLRDFFNTNTTKDSAKDTAVILTVEGRLYPVDTFFVKEPVANYVTSVVDTVLKIHEKEEPGDILAFLTGLDEVDQAVSLLSEHAKLIKEGKLKLLPLAMYGSLPNSEQLKVFWRAAKDTRKVIVATNIAETSITIPNIVYVIDCGFVKVPWFEAETQTNSLIIVPVSKASANQRAGRAGRVRTGKAYRLYTEEAYSELFDATPPEMQRSDLAPAILQLKALGIDNVLRFNFPSAPPSKNLLTGLELLYALGAIDSNGELTTPLGITMAEMPLEPVFAKSVIVSGEMGCSEELSTILAMLQVQNVFIRPAGGQALVKARVAHRKFEVEEGDLLTMLNVYTAYEKNKTSSWCQKQFLNYKALRRATEIRTQMHRMMKRLQIPLVSCNGNVQQILKCITAGLFPKAAYLHYTGVYKTVRGNRDLYIHPNSCLYTLQQPQWLLFCEVLQTNKTYMKDITVIQPEWLLELASHFYERTSLEHV